The genomic region AAGTAGGACTATTTCAAATTGTGTTCATGGGGCTTTCCCTTTCTGGAGGCTTCATGACTCTTATCAAGTGATTTTCATCTGGTCAGGAAGGTATGATGCCTTCCTGAGCCAGGATTTTAGAACTGGGTGATGATATGAACGAAACAATCACAAAATTCAAATCCAGCAAGTATTTTGGAATAACAGTACTTGTTGCCATGGCCGTACTGTTCTGGGGCATCTTCAAGATTCTTTCTCCTAGCAATTTTGGTTCTTCGAAGTTACTGAGGGATTATCTGCAGACAAGTATCCAATATGCTGTCGGTGGCTGTGGGTTTTATTTCATTGTAGTCATGGGACTCTTTGATTTCAGCATCGGAGCAAATATTGTTCTGTCTTCTCTTGTCGGCGTGCTCCTTTCCCGGCAGTTCGGATATTATGGCTTGATTTTGGGATGTCTGGTTTGCGGAACCATGATCGGAGTCTTCAACGGTTTCCTTTATTCAAAACTCAGGATTCCTTCGATGATCGTTACTGTTGGATTGATGCTGATTCTCGAAAGTGTAGCTAATTATGTAGTTGCTTTCGATAAGTCTGGTTTTCCAGGTAAATTGACTGATGCAGGAATCCTTGCATTCAATCATGCTCCATGGAACTATGTCGTAGCTATAATAGCATTTTTACTAGCTGCGTTTTTCTTGCGATATACAAGGATCGGAACTTATTGCAATGCAATAGGTAGCAATGAATATGTTGCAAAGAATATGGGTATCAATGTTGAAAAGTATAAATTCATTGCTTTTGTACTTTTACATTTTTTTGTCGGTATCATGGCTTTGCTGACTGTAAGTTACGGGAGAGGTATGCTGGCGGTTACCGGTATGTCTTCGATGGACAGGAACTTCAAGCCATTGATGGGAACCTTCTTCGGGGTCGCATTCAAAAAGTATGGATGTCCTATCACTGCAATTGTAGTCGGTGAATTTATCATTACGTTGATTTTCAATGGATTGGTAGCCCTGAATATACCTACCACGATCAATGATTTCGTGACAGGTGCCGTGCTGCTTATTATCGTAACCCTGACCAACCGGGGTCGAGTCGGCAGTGTCGTCAAATAGTGGAGCAGAAAAATGGGTGAAGTAATCTTAAAATCTGAAAAGCTGAATAAATACTTTGGCATCACGCATGCTGTGAATAATGTGTCTCTTTCTTTTGAGAAGGGTGAAGTTCATGGCTTGATCGGTGAAAACGGTTCAGGAAAATCGACTTTCTGTTCCATGCTTTGTGGTATATATCCTATTTCCAGCGGGCGGTTTCTGCTGGATGGCCAGGAATTGAAAGTCAAGACATTGGTAGAAGCAAACAGGGTCGGTGTATCAATCATTGTGCAGGAAATGGGTACGTTGCCGGGGCTTACGGTAGCAGAAAATATTTTTCTGGGTGAAGAGGAACGGTTTATGCATGGGGTAGTTAAGAATACTAAAGCCATGAATAAGGAAGCTCAGAAATTGCTTGATAGTTACGGATTCAACCGTATCAATGCTTCGACAATGATTGATCATTATAGTTTTGAGGATAGGAAACTTATTGAAATTGTCAAAGCAACTTATTTTAATCCGAAAGTTGTAGTTGTCGATGAAACAACCACTGCATTAAGCCAATCAGGACGTGAAGAACTGTTCAAAGTCATGAAACGGATAAAAAAAGATGGAAATACGGTTATTTTTATTTCGCATGATTTGTCTGAGGTCCTTGACCATACCGATACTATTTCATGCTTGAGAGATGGCGAACTTGTCGGGACTGTAAAAAGTAACGAAGTGGATGCTGATGAACTCAAACGTATGATGGTCGGCCGTGAGTTGGGAAACAGGTACTACCGTACTGACTATGGTAATGCTGTATCTGATGAAGTTGTACTTACTGTAGGAAATATTACCGTACCAGGAGAAATTGAAGATATTTCCTTCAAGCTGCATAAGGGGGAAATCCTAGGCTTCGGAGGCCTGTCCGAGTGTGGTATGCATGAAGTAGGCAAGGCCGTTTTCGGTGCTTCATATGGGCGTCATGGAAGTGTATGCCTGGCTGATGGTACGCAGATCAAGTCGATTCCTGAGGCAATAAACAGAAAAATTGCTTATGCCTCAAAAGACCGTGACAATGAATCTGTAGTAGTTGCTGATACCATAAAAGACAATGTTTGTTTGCCTTCACTTGGAGAGCTTGCTGTTCATGGCTTCCTCAATGGCAAGACGTTGACGGACTTTGCACAGAAGTATGCAGATCTGATGAGTGTCAAGATGACTGGAATCGGTCAGGATGTGGCTGAGCTTTCTGGAGGTAACAAGCAGAAGGTCGTTCTTGCTCGTTGGCTAGGGAAAGATTCCGATATTCTTGTGCTGGATAGTCCGACACGAGGTATAGATGTAAAGGTAAAGGCAGATATCTATGCATTGATGAGTGATCTGAAGGCCAAAGGTAAATCTATTATTATGATTTCGGAAGAAATTCCTGAATTGCTTGGTATGAGTGATCGTATACTTATTATGAAAGATGGTAAAATTACCGGTGAATTCATGCGAGACCCGAATCTTGGCGAAGAAGATATCATCGCGGGCATGGTATAAGAGGGGGGAGAAAAATGAAAATGCAAGCAACATCAGAAATGAGCGAAGATGCATTGCAGGATAGGCAAAGAGTTTTGAACAAACTCAGGGCCCTGATGCCGTTCTTCGGTTTCATTGCATTGGTAGTCGTGTTCTCCATCCTTACGGGAGGCAAGATCATACGTTTCAGAAACCTCAAGCTGATGCTCAGTCAGGTGTATGTACTTATGATAGCTTCTACAGGTGTGTTCATGATTATGACAGTCGGAGGATTGGATTTTTCCCAAGGATCAATTTTGGGGCTTGCTTCGATTGTGTTCTGTTGGGTATCAAAATACAATATCGTGTTGGGCATCCTTGCTGCTATAGTGGCTGGGGCTGCAATGGGAGCTTTCAATGGACTTTTCCATGTCCGTTTTAAAATTGCTTCCTTTATTGTAACAATATGTACTATGTATCTGTTCAGAGGCTTGTGCAAGTATGTTACTACCAACGGACCTGTACCTGCCAGCTTGAATGTCTTGGCATTGAACCAAACATGGTTCAAAGTACTTATGACTGCTATCGTGCTTGTCATAGGGTATATTGTCATTCATTTCACAAGGGTCGGATATGATCTCAAGGCAATCGGTGCAGGAGAAACGGCAGCTAGATTTTCCGGTAGCCGCCCTAATCTTGTAAAGTTCCTTGTATTCACTGTTTCCGGCGCAATTACAGGTTTTGCCTCATTTATCAATGTCATCAAGGTCGGTTCAATAACTGGTACTGCTGGCAGTATGCTTGAAACCCAGATCCTTATTGCATTGGTTCTCGGCGGCATGCCGATTTCCGGTGGTTCAAAGGCACGGTTCTCAAATATTATCATAGGTACCCTGACCTACAGTGTACTTGAGAAAAGCCTTCCGATGATTTTCCCAGTTGCTGCAACCCAGCAATTGGTAAAGGGAATCATCTTCTTGATAGTTGTGGCTCTGACCATAGACCATGAAGCATTGAAGGTAATCAAATAATAGCTGGAATTCAAATTGACTGCTGAGGGTTGTTGCTGAAAATTGCAACAGCCCTTTTTTAGGTCAATTACCAAGGATTCATTGACGCTGTTTGTCCCGAATGCTTGTTTTTTTGATTGCTATATCATGTAATAGGATGTAAACTATATATAAGCAATTGTGGTTTGATCTGGGCTGGCCGAAAGGTCTTGGTCCGACTGAGAGCGGGTGTACACCCGCTTATTTTTTGTTACGAGGCAACCAATAGTTGACTCAGATTCAGTATGTTGCTGATGGAAATGGAAAGCTTTAGAATGTGCTACGTGATGTTGACCTGATTTCTTTGCAAGTACGGGGATATGGTTGTGTTTTTCACATCACTGCCAGATGATTTTCCATTGCCATCCTATGGTGTTCCTCTGAGATTTCAGATGCCAACTAAAACTGTTAGTTCGTTCTAACCTTTTATCGATCCGATCATGACACCCTTGACGAAGTATTTCTGGAGGAAAGGATAAATGGCTATGATCGGAAGTGTCGTTACTATGATGACTGCACCTTTTATTGAAATACCTATCGTAGATTTATCTGCAGCACCGGCTGCATCTCCTACCATGCTTGTACCGTTTACGATGTTCCTGAGGAACAGCATGACCGGGAACTGTGAAGATTTGAGATAAATCAAACCATTGAACCAATCGTTCCAGAAAAATACTGCAGTATATAGCCCGACAGTTGCAAGACCTGCTGAGGAAAGCGGAAGGATTATCTTTGTAAGTATGCCGAAGTAATCCAAGCCATCAATCAAAGCTGCGTCTTCCAGTTCGACAGGCATTGACCTGAAGAAGTTGATAAGAAGAATCAGATTGAAGGGATTGATGGCAAACGGGATCAACATGGCCCATCTTGTATTGGTAAGATGCAGATAAGAAATCAAGAGATAGTTTGGAATCAGTCCACCTGTAAAAAACATGGAAAACACGACGAGCTTCATCAGGGGCCTGTTTCCGATCAACCATGACTTGCTCAGAGGATAGGCAAACAGGACCATAAGGAACAGTGAAATTGCAGTGCCGAAGATGGTGTACTGCAAGGTGTTGCCATAGGCAGTAAAGAAGTTCGGATAAGTAAATATCTGTTTATATGATTCTACGTTTATATCCTTTGGCAAAAGGAAAACCTCATTGTTGACTATTGCCCTCGGTGAGGAC from Spirochaetia bacterium harbors:
- a CDS encoding carbohydrate ABC transporter permease yields the protein MKIYATRSSRILDAAINIVMILTILTCLVPFIYILALSLSSPRAIVNNEVFLLPKDINVESYKQIFTYPNFFTAYGNTLQYTIFGTAISLFLMVLFAYPLSKSWLIGNRPLMKLVVFSMFFTGGLIPNYLLISYLHLTNTRWAMLIPFAINPFNLILLINFFRSMPVELEDAALIDGLDYFGILTKIILPLSSAGLATVGLYTAVFFWNDWFNGLIYLKSSQFPVMLFLRNIVNGTSMVGDAAGAADKSTIGISIKGAVIIVTTLPIIAIYPFLQKYFVKGVMIGSIKG
- a CDS encoding ABC transporter permease; translated protein: MQATSEMSEDALQDRQRVLNKLRALMPFFGFIALVVVFSILTGGKIIRFRNLKLMLSQVYVLMIASTGVFMIMTVGGLDFSQGSILGLASIVFCWVSKYNIVLGILAAIVAGAAMGAFNGLFHVRFKIASFIVTICTMYLFRGLCKYVTTNGPVPASLNVLALNQTWFKVLMTAIVLVIGYIVIHFTRVGYDLKAIGAGETAARFSGSRPNLVKFLVFTVSGAITGFASFINVIKVGSITGTAGSMLETQILIALVLGGMPISGGSKARFSNIIIGTLTYSVLEKSLPMIFPVAATQQLVKGIIFLIVVALTIDHEALKVIK
- a CDS encoding ABC transporter permease, translating into MNETITKFKSSKYFGITVLVAMAVLFWGIFKILSPSNFGSSKLLRDYLQTSIQYAVGGCGFYFIVVMGLFDFSIGANIVLSSLVGVLLSRQFGYYGLILGCLVCGTMIGVFNGFLYSKLRIPSMIVTVGLMLILESVANYVVAFDKSGFPGKLTDAGILAFNHAPWNYVVAIIAFLLAAFFLRYTRIGTYCNAIGSNEYVAKNMGINVEKYKFIAFVLLHFFVGIMALLTVSYGRGMLAVTGMSSMDRNFKPLMGTFFGVAFKKYGCPITAIVVGEFIITLIFNGLVALNIPTTINDFVTGAVLLIIVTLTNRGRVGSVVK
- a CDS encoding sugar ABC transporter ATP-binding protein, which gives rise to MGEVILKSEKLNKYFGITHAVNNVSLSFEKGEVHGLIGENGSGKSTFCSMLCGIYPISSGRFLLDGQELKVKTLVEANRVGVSIIVQEMGTLPGLTVAENIFLGEEERFMHGVVKNTKAMNKEAQKLLDSYGFNRINASTMIDHYSFEDRKLIEIVKATYFNPKVVVVDETTTALSQSGREELFKVMKRIKKDGNTVIFISHDLSEVLDHTDTISCLRDGELVGTVKSNEVDADELKRMMVGRELGNRYYRTDYGNAVSDEVVLTVGNITVPGEIEDISFKLHKGEILGFGGLSECGMHEVGKAVFGASYGRHGSVCLADGTQIKSIPEAINRKIAYASKDRDNESVVVADTIKDNVCLPSLGELAVHGFLNGKTLTDFAQKYADLMSVKMTGIGQDVAELSGGNKQKVVLARWLGKDSDILVLDSPTRGIDVKVKADIYALMSDLKAKGKSIIMISEEIPELLGMSDRILIMKDGKITGEFMRDPNLGEEDIIAGMV